From the Selenomonas sp. oral taxon 920 genome, the window CAATATCCTCCACACGACTCGTGTAGCCGGAGGTTTCCTCCTCGTTGTTTTCAAAGAATATTTCCAGCCTTTGTCCGATGGCTAAAACACTCCTTGCCTGTACCAATTCGCCCGCCATTGAAATTTTCCTCCTTGGCTACGTCGAAAACTTAAAAATTTGCTGTAAAAAACCTTTCCATCCCCGTTTCACATGCATCTCACTGCCCGTAAGCAGAGTCTCTGCGAGTGCGTCAATACAGCGTGCCGCCGCGGCATTCGGTGTCGCCTTCAGGAGGGGTGTCTGTTTGCGTACTGCCTTCGTGACCGATGTATCCTCAAAGACATAGCCGAGACAATCCACAGACATGTGGAGAAATTTCTCGGCAGCACGCTGCAGTTTCAGAGCCACCTCTCGGCTCTCCTTCTGCTCATAAACGCGATTGATGACAAGTCGAAGATTTTTCTGCGTTGCGTAGATGCTGTACGCCTTCATGACGGCGTAGGCATCTGTAAGCGATGTCGGTTCCGGCGTCGTTACGAGCAGCACCTCGTCGGCTGCAAGGATGAAGTCCATGACATTGCGCCCAAGTCCTGCGCCCGTATCGACCAGAATCAAATCCGCACGTACAGCACAATCGGCAAGTTTTTGCTGCAGCATGACCTTCTCCGCATGGTCGTACTCGAGTGCTTTTTCAATGCCGGAGCCGCCGGAGATATACTGAACGCCGTGTACCGTCTCGACAATGACATCGTCGAGTTTTACCTCCGGCTGCAGGAGATCGAGCAGATGCCTGCGCGATGTGGTTCCGAGGAGAATATCCACATTTGCCATGCCGAGATCGGCATCGATGACAAGAACGCGGTGCCCCCTCTGCTGAAGGGCGATCGCAAGGTTGACGGCAAGGTTGGTCTTTCCAACGCCCCCCTTGCCGCTCGTGACCGCAATCACGCGCACGTTCGCCCACGCCTCTGCCTGTGCGAGCGAGGCGGGCACTGCCGTCTCCGAACTGACCATTTGGCGCAGCCGCGTTGCCTGATCCGTCATATTATTCCCTCAAGAGCAATTCCGCGAGCCGATCCGCCGTCGCCGGTATGATGTCATCCGGCACGCTCTGTCCGTTCGACAGAAACGAAAGGGGAAGCCCTTTGCCCGCAAGTAAATTGAGTACCATGCCGATCGTCCGCGTTTCATCTGTTTTCGTAAAGATAATGCGATCTGGTTTACACACGGAGAACCGCTCCATAATCTCTGCGGCATCTGCTTCCTTTGTCGTCGCACTGACGACGAGATGCTTCTCCATGCGCGGGTGCGCGGCGAGCAGTTCCTTGAGCTCGTCCATCTGGAACGCGTTGTATTGACTGCGCCCGGCCGTATCGACGAGAACGAAGTCCTTGCCGCGGTGACGGGCAATTGCCTTTTTGAGATCCGCCGCAGAGTAGACGACCTCAACGGGCAGTCCCAAGATCTCCGCGTATTTTTTCAGCTGCTCCACGGCTGAGATGCGGTAGGTATCTGCTGTGATGAGCGCGCCCTTGAGATTCTGCTCCAAAACGAAGTGGGCCGCCACCTTTGCGAGAGTGGTCGTCTTGCCGACTCCTGTCGTCCCGATAAAGGCAACCACACGTGAGCTGCGCCCCCCTGTCTGCAGGCCGTCGGTAAACTGCATCACCTGCGCGAGATAACCGGAAAGAACGCTGCCGGCTCTTGGGTCAAGGCTGTCAAGGTTCACGTCGGCGACGGGAACCTTCGCAGAAAGATCCTCACAGAGCTCATCGCGTACATCCTGACGGCGCAGCGCATCCTGTATCGTAACCGTTTCCTTCGGCTGATTCGCAGCCATCATGGAGGCGAGCATGGTCTTCATCTGCGCGAGCTCGTCTTCCAGCATGCGGATGCGCTCCGCAGAGCCGTCCTCCTCCAACGGCTCCGGTTCCATGGGCGTGGGTTCGGGCGGCGCTTCATGGACGAGGGGGACCGTCTGCGGCGGAACTGCCGCAGGTGCTTCCGGCATGACATATCCTCCTGGCTGATAGGCCGTCGATTCCTGCACGGGATAAGGCACTGCCGACGG encodes:
- a CDS encoding MinD/ParA family protein produces the protein MTDQATRLRQMVSSETAVPASLAQAEAWANVRVIAVTSGKGGVGKTNLAVNLAIALQQRGHRVLVIDADLGMANVDILLGTTSRRHLLDLLQPEVKLDDVIVETVHGVQYISGGSGIEKALEYDHAEKVMLQQKLADCAVRADLILVDTGAGLGRNVMDFILAADEVLLVTTPEPTSLTDAYAVMKAYSIYATQKNLRLVINRVYEQKESREVALKLQRAAEKFLHMSVDCLGYVFEDTSVTKAVRKQTPLLKATPNAAAARCIDALAETLLTGSEMHVKRGWKGFLQQIFKFST
- the flhF gene encoding flagellar biosynthesis protein FlhF, producing the protein MQVRTVRASSVKEAMEQIKDELGSDAVLLHTKKYREGGVLGGEEMIEVTAAVDETQARVPHTPSVYVPPAAPILPSNVLNQYRLAEQPLQDGAAAMPARGVLPTYETYGTEPSAVPYPVQESTAYQPGGYVMPEAPAAVPPQTVPLVHEAPPEPTPMEPEPLEEDGSAERIRMLEDELAQMKTMLASMMAANQPKETVTIQDALRRQDVRDELCEDLSAKVPVADVNLDSLDPRAGSVLSGYLAQVMQFTDGLQTGGRSSRVVAFIGTTGVGKTTTLAKVAAHFVLEQNLKGALITADTYRISAVEQLKKYAEILGLPVEVVYSAADLKKAIARHRGKDFVLVDTAGRSQYNAFQMDELKELLAAHPRMEKHLVVSATTKEADAAEIMERFSVCKPDRIIFTKTDETRTIGMVLNLLAGKGLPLSFLSNGQSVPDDIIPATADRLAELLLRE